The Siansivirga zeaxanthinifaciens CC-SAMT-1 region ATAATTAAGTTTTATTTGAAGTCCGTTACTAAACGTGGTATCCGTTGCTATTTCTGTATAATTTTCTGGAATAAATTTTATTTGTTCTGAAAAAGATTCGAGTAACTGGGCTTTTTGAAGAACTTCTTGATTTTTTTGATAAGCCTTTTCACGACCATCGCACCCAATAAAACTAATTACAACAAACAATAAAATACACATACTTTTCATAATCAGGTGTTTTTAAATATCTAAATCGAAAGCTTTTCTTAGTAAATCAATATTAGGATTTTTTTCTTTTAATTTTTCAAATTTTTCTGCTGTAGAGTAGGCATATTGCTTTTCTAATGTTTCATTTACAGTAACTGTTAAAGAAATATCGTAGTTATTTAAAGTCTTTCTTATATATGAAAGCAATTCAAATTGATTGCGTTCTACTTCTAGTTTGTTGGTCTCGGTTGGATATTCTACAAATGCCGTAGTATCTTTAATTTTTGGGGTATCGATATTTAAAATTGAAGCTAAATTAAATTGTCCTTTTTCTTGAAGAATGGTTATATAATTGTTCCATGTTTCAATAAAAGCTTCTTCTGTAAAGGCATCTTTAGGTAGATTTTCTTCATCTACAATAACATCCATTTGTTTTATAAGATGTTCTTTTTTAGCCTTAATACTTCGTAATGATAAACCCGAAGTTCTTTTAGATTCGCTATTTAAAACTATTTTAGGAACTTCGTTTTCTTTAACTTCTTCTGCTTTTGTGTTAGTTTGAGCTGTATTTACAGTTTTAACTTCAGGACTTGCAGCAGCCGATTTTGTTTCTAAAACATCAGGTTTTTTAACAGTAACAGGAGTAAGGCCTTTCTTTTTAAAATATGTAGCAGGAATTATGTAATGTCTGCTATTTTTTTTTTCTCCATCAAAAGTGATAGAGGCTAATTGCATTAAACATAATTCAATAAGAAGTCGCTGGTTTTTACTGGATTTATATTTTAAATCACAATCGTTAGCTAAGTTTATGCCTTGCAATAAAAAAGCCTGTGATGCTTTTTGAGATTGTTCCAGGTATTTCTTTTTAGTTTCTTCACCAACTTCTAATAATTCGATAGTTGATGGTGTTTTACTAACTAATAAGTCTCTAAAATGCGATGCCAAACCAGCAATATAGTGGTGACCGTCGAAACCTTTAGATAGTGTATTATTAAATTGTAATAATAACTCGGGGATGTTATTTTCTAAAATTAAATCGGTGCTGGTAAAATAAGTTTCGTAATCTAAAACATTTAAGTTTTCGGTTACTGCTTGTCGCGTTAAATTTTTACCAGAAAAACTAACAACACGATCAAAAATAGATAGCGCATCACGCATGGCGCCATCTGCTTTTTGTGCTATAATATGTAAGGCATCATCGTCTGCAGTTATATTTTGTTCTTCGGCAATATATTTTAAATATTCCTTGGCATCTTTAACGGTAATACGTTTAAAGTCAAAAATTTGACAACGCGATAATATGGTAGGAATAATTTTGTGCTTTTCTGTAGTTGCCAAAATAAAAATACAATGTTTTGGCGGTTCTTCTAATGTTTTAAGAAAGGCATTGAAGGCCGCTTGCGAAAGCATATGTACCTCGTCGATGATATAAACTTTGTATTTTCCTATTTGTGGTGGAATACGAACTTGGTCTGTTAGACTTCTAATATCGTCTACCGAGTTGTTAGAAGCTGCATCTAATTCAAAAATATTAAATGCAAAATCTTCCTCGCCAGCTTCGGTACCACCATTATTTATCATTTTAGCTAGAATACGAGCACAGGTTGTTTTTCCAACGCCTCGAGGTCCTGTAAATAAAAGCGCCTGAGCTAAATGATTGTTTTCAATGGCATTTAATAAGGTATTTGTAATCGCCTGTTGTCCCACAACATCCTTAAATGTTTGGGGTCTATATTTTCGTGCTGATACTACAAAATGTTCCATTGAATATGTTTGTGTAACAAAGTTAAAAATTCAACTGAAAATTATACAAATTGCAGCTTAAAATTACAATTGAGTTATTAACAATTACAATGTAAAAGTTTAGAACACGAAGGTGTCTAAACCTGTTTTAGCAAAGTAAAACTCACAGGTGTTTATTTTTAATTTAAGAACCGTGGTTTTTGTTTTTTGTGTTGTACTTTTGCTTCAAGTAAATCGCTCTATCGCTTTTAATATTTTTAAGTATTAAGGGAGGAAAGTCCGAACACCATAGTGCAACATAGTGGTTAATGGCCACCAGTCGTGAGGCTAGGAATAGTGCAACAGAAAGTATGTACAGGTAATGCTGTAGTGAAACCGTGTAAACTCTATGTGGTGCAATGTCATGTAAACCAGCGTTTGAGGGCGGCACGCTTGATGCTGGAGGGTAGGCAGCTAAAGTGTATTGGTAACAATGCACTAAGATAAATGATAGAGGCTTTTTGTTTTGCAAAAAGTACAGAATTCGGCTTATAGATTTACTTAAATAAACAAGCCTTTTGAATTTTTCAAAAGGCTTTGTTTTTTATTAATTTTCGAAAAAGCTAAACATATTACCACCATAACTTTTTGAATGACTGTAATTCTCCAAATTTGATAGGTTGGTATGTTTGGAATGCTCTACAATTAAAAGCCCTTCTTCTAATAACAGATTATTTTTAAATACCAGTTCTGGGATTTTTGAGAAGTCTTCTTCTGTAAAATTGTAAGGCGGATCTGCAAAAATTATATCACACTGTAGGGTAGTTTTTTCTAAAAATTTAAAAACATCGCTTTTAATGGTTTGCAAAGGTAAGTTTAAAGCACTTGCGGTTTGTTTAATAAACTTGATACATCCAAAATCTTGATCGACACATGTTATATTACTGGTGCCTCTTGATGCAAATTCGTAACTAATATTACCGGTTCCAGAGAATAAATCAAGTACAGAAATGGCATCAAAATAAAAACTATTTCCCAATATATTGAAAAGAGATTCTTTAGCCATATCGGTCGTGGGTCTTACGGGTAAATTTTTTGGTGCTAAAATTTTTCTTCCCTTATGTATTCCAGAGATAATACGCATTAAAAGCTTTTTATTAAAGTGAAATTAGTATGATGAAATCCTTGGGTTTGTGCAAAATGATAGGTTTCATTTCTATTCCCAAAACTTACATTTCTAATATATTTATAGGCTATTTTATATAAACTGCTGTCTTCAATTATATTTCCTAATAAAACTAATTGAAAAGATTCGGGATTTAAGCCCAATTGTTCGGTAGTAAAAAGAATATAATAAATAAAATCTTCCTTGGTATGATACTCGAAAGTATTGTATAGTTTTAACTTTCCTTTATCAACACAAATAATTTCAAAATGTTTTCGGTTTACGTTTACATATACTTTTGGATGTTCAGAGTTTTTCTCCAATTGTAAAATTTCTTCAATTAAAATGGTTGAAACATGCTTATAGGTAAAAGTGCCGAAGGTGTCAAAAATTAAATTATTAATGTTAACATAAGGCACATAAACATTTACCGAGTCGTTTATTTGAATTTGATCGAAAGCAATAAAATCGGATTTTAAAATTTTAGAATTAAACTTTAAATAATCGGCAAGACAATCTTCGTTAAAAAGCGGTTTAGGTACCAGTGTCGATATATCATTATCGTGAACTACGGTAACATTATTATAACCAGTTTTTAAATCGTTTTCTGTGGCAAGTATATGTTTTAAGTAATCTAAGATTTCGATAGTATTAAATTTTCTATCAAAATCGAAAGACTTAGTTTGTAGAATGGTATTTTGTTCTCTATCTAAGATACAAAAAGAAAGTCCACTCAAACTTATTTGAATGGACAGTTCTTTATTACTTTTATTGTTAGTTGTGTTAGTCGTTAGATCCATAAGTTTTTGGCCAATTTCCATTGGTGTTAACTTCTTCCATAGAACCTACTTTTAAAACGTTACCATTAACGCCATCAACCGATACGACTTGATTCTCTTGAATTACAAGATCTCTATCTAGATCGTATAAAATAATGTCTTTAGCGACAGAAGCTTCAAAAACAGGAATGTTAACATCGCTTTGTTCAATAAAACCAGCTTTTAAATTAAATTTAGAACCAGGCTTTCCAACTGGTACATCCATCATTGTCTTATAACGATTTGAATTTTTAAATAATGAATCTTTTACCGATACAAAACCTAAAGTGTCTATAATAACGATGTCTTTAAACATATCTACTCCAAATTGTTTTGTTAAAGCGGCATCTAAAATACTAGAATCACGTCTTTGAGTAATTGTATATTTTGCAGATTCAATAAATTTAATTAATTCATCGAAGTTATCTGTAAATTTACCTGTAACTTGTTTGTGTGCTAATTCAGCATCTCTTATGTCAATTAATTTCTCTATTACTTTAGCGTAACGCTTGTTTTTTTCTTGGTTAAATAAAATCGGGTTATAAATAGACATGTAAGTTTGGTAACCTAAAAATATAATTAATCCCCAAAGTGCAATGTTTAACACTGGCTTGAATTTTGAAGGTATAAATTTATCAACTAACTTAACCAAGCCAATTGTAAGCAGAATTACTGCAACAGCAATAAGAATAAAATTTAACATAATTGTTTTTAATTAAAAGTGTTTATTAAACGTCATACGCAAATCTACAATTTTTTTTTAATCGTAAAAACCTATTCAGTATAAAATCATTTCTATATTTGAATAATTTATTATACATAAATTTATAAATGACCCCTCAAGAATTTTATTCCCTTATAAAACAGCAGTTTCCGTTTCAACCTACCCTAAAACAAAATGTTGTATTGCAACAATTATCTGAATTTATTATTAGTAATTCACCAAATGCAATCTATTTATTAAAAGGTTATGCAGGAACCGGAAAAACCACTATAATAGGGACTATTGTGTCTAATTTATGGAAAGTAAAAATGAGTTCTGTGCTTATGGCACCCACAGGTAGAGCTGCTAAAGTAATTTCAAATTATTCAGGAAAAGAGGCCTTTACTATACATAAAAAAATATACTTTCCTAAAAAAGAGAAATCTGGCGGTGTAAAGTTTGTGTTGCAGCCCAATAAACACAAAAACACCATTTTTATAGTAGATGAAGCTTCCATGATTTCTGATGCAGTAGGCGATTCTAAACTTTTTGAAAACGGCTCTCTGCTAGACGATTTAATGCAATATGTTTACTCCGGACATAAATGTAAGTTGTTACTTATTGGAGACACCGCCCAGTTACCACCTGTAAAGCTGGACTTGAGTCCCGCTTTAAATGAAAACACCCTGGCTTTAAATTATAATAAAGAGGTAACAGTAATGGAATTAGACGAGGTGATGCGTCAAGCCGAAAATTCGGGAATTTTAATAAATGCCACGACACTTCGAGAATCACTTTCTAATAATATTTATGATTATTTTAAATTCGATTTACATGGCTTTAAAGATATTGTACGACTGGTCGATGGCTACGAAATTATGGATGCTATAAACGATGCTTATAGTTCTTTGGGAAATGAGGAAACAGCTATTATAGTTAGAAGCAATAAACGCGCTAATTTATACAACCAGAATATAAGAAACAGAATCCTTTTTAATGAAAGCGAATTGTCATCTGGAGATTATCTCATGGTTGTGAAAAACAATTATTTCTGGGTGAAACCAACCAGTGAAGCAGGATTTATAGCTAATGGCGATATTATTGAGGTTTTAGAAATTTTTAGTATTAAAGAACTTTATGGATTTAAATTTGCTGAAGTTAAAATTCGAATGGTAGATTACCCAAAGATGCAACCTTTTGAAACCGTTTTACTTTTAGATACTATTGAAGCAGAAACACCTTCTTTATCTTATGAAGATTCAAACCGACTTTACCAAGAAGTTATGAAAGATTTTGAGAACGAATCCAGTAATTATAAGAAATTTCTAAAAGTTAAAAACAGCAATTTTTTTAATGCTTTACAAGTAAAATTCTCTTATGCCATAACCTGTCATAAATCGCAAGGTGGCCAATGGAGCACCGTATTTGTTGAACAGCCATACTTACCTAATGGTATAGACAAAGATTATTTACGTTGGTTATATACTGCTGTTACAAGAGCTAAAGAAAAGTTGTATCTTATAGGCTTTAAAAATGATAGTTTTGAAGAATAGTTTATGAATTTTGAAACCATAATTAGTATTTGTTTAGGCATTGGTCTATCTGCTTCGGTAGGGTTTAGGGTGTTTTTACCTCTTTTTGCTTTAAGTTTAGCCTCTTATTTTAACGTTTGGGAACTAAATGCTTCTTGGCAATGGGTCGGTAGCACCACGGCAGTAATTGTTTTAGGTGTTGCAACAATCGTAGAAATTTTTGCTTATTTTATTCCTTATGTCGATAATTTATTAGATAGTATGGCAGTTCCACTTGCAGCTTTAGCAGGAACCGCAGTGATGCTCTCTACGGTTTCAGAGTTAAGTCCTGTTATAACCTGGGCGCTTGCCATTATTGCAGGTGGTGGCACAGCTGCAGCCATTTCGGGCACAACCAGTACAACCAGATTAGCATCAACCACAACCACCGGAGGCATTACAAACCCTATAGTTTCAACCATAGAAACAGGCACCGCTACTTTAATGTCTGTAATATCCATATTTTTACCTTTGTTAGCTATCGCCTTAGTAATTATAATGGTATTTGTAATTTTTAAACTTTACAAAAAGTTTAGAACTCGTAAAGTCAAAAACATCTAAAATAATATGTTATTTTTGTGACATATTTTATAAAATAAAATGAAAATAATTTCAATGATACCTGCACGATACAGTGCAAGTCGTTTTCCTGGTAAACTCATGCAAGATTTGGGTGGTAAACCCGTGATTCTTCGTACTTACGAGGCTACCGTTGCAACAAATTTGTTCGATGATGTTTTTGTAGTAACCGATAGCGATATTATTTACAACGAAATTGTGAATAATGGCGGTAAGGCCATAATGAGTAAAAAGGAACATGAATGTGGAAGCGATCGTATTGCCGAAGCTGTGGAATTTATGGACGTAGACATCGTAATTAATGTTCAAGGCGACGAACCTTTTACAGATACCGAATCGCTCACTAAATTAATTGATGTTTTTAAAGACGATCATGATAAAACGATTGATCTTGCATCATTAATGGTTCATATTACAGATGAAGAAGAAATAAAAAACCCAAATACGGTAAAAGTTATTGTCGACCAATCGAGTTTTGCTTTATATTTTTCACGCAGCCCCATTCCATATCCACGAGATAAAAATGTAGGCGTACGTTATTTCAAGCATAAAGGGGTTTATGCATTTAGAAAAGAAGCTATTCTAGATTTTTACAGGTTACCCATGTTAACTTTAGAGGCTTCAGAGAAAATTGAATGTATTCGTTATTTAGAATATGGCAAACGTATAAAAATGGTCGAAACACATGTAGAAGGTGTAGAAATTGATACCCCTGAAGATTTGGAACGCGCCAAAAAACAATGGAAATAAATTATCAAAACATAAAAGTTATAGGTTTTGATGCCGACGATACGCTTTGGGTAAACGAAACCTATTTTCGTGAAGCCGAAGCTGCCTTTTGGAAATTTATTATCGGAGTATGAAACTCTAAACAAATTAGATCAGGAGCTTTTTAAAAAGGAAATCGATAATTTACCGCTTTACGGTTATGGTGTAAAAGCCTTCGTGTTATCTATGGTAGAAAGTGCTTTAGAACAATCTAATTATCAGGTTTCCCCAAAAACAATTGCTTCTATTCTAGATATAGGCAAAACCATGCTTAATAAACCTGTAGAATTATTAGATGGAGTAGAAGAGGTATTAAAAATTTTATCTAAAAAGTACCGATTAATTCTGGCTACAAAGGGTGATTTGTTAGATCAGGAAAGAAAATTAGAAAAATCGGGCTTAACTAAATACTTTCATCATATTGAAGTTTTAAGTGATAAAAAAGAAGAGAATTATTCTAAATTATTAAACCATTTAGATATAAAACCTTCTGAATTTTTAATGATAGGAAATTCATTAAAATCGGATGTGTTACCATTAGTAAACATCAAAGCAAACGCTATACATGTGCCATTTCATACAACTTGGCAGCATGAGCAAGTAACCAAAGAAGAAACAAACGGTAAATCGTATAAAACAATTAACAGTTTAATAGATATTTTAAAATTACTAAATTGTAAGTGATTACATAAATAATTTTTTTTTAAAATCAAAAAAACATTTGTGTGCCTAAATTTTAAAATAACACTATTTTTGCTGTTCGAAAAGAAATGAAATAAATGAGCTATAAAAACTTTCCAATGGTGCCAAGAGTTGTTTTTGGCAGAGGTAGTTTCAATCAGTTAAATGAGATTTTAGCCCCAAAACGTTTAAATATAAATGCCCCATTTATATATTTAATTGATGATGTATTTAAAGGAAACGAGTGGCTAACTTCAAGAATTTCATTATCGTATGACGATAGAATAATTTTTATTTCTGCAGATGAAGAACCAAAAACATCACAAGTTGATGCCTTGGTTGAAGATATTATTCTAACTACAAAAGAACGTCCTTCAGGTATTATAGGTATAGGTGGTGGTACTTTGTTAGATTTAGCAAAGGCTGTATCTATTATGCTAACAAACGAAGGCGAAACAAAAGATTACCAGGGTTGGGATTTAGTTAAAAATCCTGCAATATACCATGTTGGTATTCCAACCATTTCTGGAACTGGGGCAGAAGTTTCACGTACAACGGTTTTAACTGGTCCAGAAAAAAAGTTGGGTATTAATTCAGATTACACACCTTTCGATCAAGTTATTTTAGATTCAGAATTAACTAAAGATGTTTCAAAAGACCAATGGTTTTACACGGGTATGGATTGTTATATTCATTGTATAGAATCTTTAAGTGGTACATATCTAAACGCTTTTAGTCAGAGTTATGGTGAAAAAGCATTCGATTTGTGTAAAGAAATATTTTTAGATGATTCCTTATCTGAAATAGAATCTCAAGAAAAATTAATGATGGCGTCTTGGCATGGCGGCATGAGTATTGCTTATTCGCAAGTGGGTGTAGCCCATGCTATGAGTTATGGGTTAGCCTATTTATTGGGAACCAAACACGGCATTGGAAATTGTATTGTTTTCGATCATTTAGAAGAGTTCTACCCGGAAGGTGTTAAGCTTTTTAAAGAGATGAAAGCTAAACATAATATTGAGTTACCAAAAGGTATTTGTGCCGATTTAAGCGATGAAGAATTTGATATTATGATTAATATATCGTTAGGCCTTAAACCCTTATGGGAAAATGTATTAGGTAAAAAATGGGAAAAAACAATTACACCTGCTAAGCTAAAGTCGCTTTATAAAAAAATGTAAGTCATTTCTTTTTATATTTCTGTTTTGGTATAGAAATTGTAAATATTAAAATAAAGTGTGTTAGAAATGAAACATAAAGTAAGCATGTAAATTGCCAATAAAAAGAAACATCACTAACTCACAAAAAAGCTACCTCGGTGGCTTTTTTTTATTTTAATATTTCCTCTTAATGTCATTTACACATAATTCATTTATTTTCAATTAGGTAAAGACATAAAAAAAAGTCCAACTTTTAAAAGTTGGACTTTTTTTTTAGAAGGTTATATAATTATTTACCTGCTTCTAAATTTTTCATTTCCTTTTCAATCATGTCGTAAAACTGATCAATTTTAGGTAACACAACAATACGAGTACGTCTGTTTTTAGCTCTATTTTCAGCGGTGTTATTATCAACTAAAGGCACATAAGAACTACGTCCTGCAGCAATTAATTGTGCTGGATTTACGTTTAAATCTTCTAAAACTCTAATAATAGAAGTAGAACGTTTAACACTTAAATCCCAGTTGTCTAATAAAGGCTCTTTTCTATATGGTACATTATCTGTATGTCCTTCAACCATACATTCAAAATCTGGTTTACTGTTTACAACTTTAGCCACTTTAGCTAAAACTTCTCTAGCTCTAGTTGTTACGTTGTAGCTTCCACTTTGAAATAATAATTTATCTGCAATAGATATAAATACAACACCTTTTTCAACATTTACTTCGATATCTGGATCGTTAATACCCACTTCACGTTTTAAGCTTGTAACTAAAGCTAAAGTAACACTGTCTTTTTTAGTAAGCGCATCTTGTAAACGTGTAATTTTTAGATCTTTTTCTTTAATGCTTTCTAAGGTTTTCTCAACATTTGAGGCACCTTTAGCAGATAAAATTTGTAAATTATCGTTGCTTTTTCTTAAATCTGCTACTTGATCTTGTAAAGCTGTCGCTCTTGCAGTTGCAGCGGCTCTGTCTTCTAAACAAGCATTTAACTTAACAGTTGCAGAATTTAATAAATCTTGAGTGTCTTTATATTTTGCTTCAAGATCTGTGAATTGTTTTTTCGATACACATGAACTTAATACCAACATGGCAGCTGCACTAAGTAATAGAATTTTTTTCATAATTATAATTAGTATTTGTTTTTTAATTGCTTATCTACAAAAGTATGGAAAATAGGATGAAATTTAACATAGTTAACAAAACTTTTAAAATTCGAACTATAACCTACTGTAGGTGTCTTTTTTATTTACGAAATAATCCATTACAATAGATGTTCTATTAAAATATTTAATTTCGTGAATGTTTTTTTCTCTTTGAATCAATAAGGTTTTTAAAGATTTGTAATAACTAAAATGGGCATAGAGAATTGCGAAAAAATGCTTCGGTTTCAGTTCGAAAATAAATTTCATTCCAGTGATTCCATCTAAGACAAGCCTAATCAATATAATTGAAAATAAATTTCCTGAAGCATTTTTTGTTAACGTATATAAACTGTTTCTAAAATTTAAATAGGTTTTTTTAGGATTGGTATTATTTAAGGTAGCACCTCCAACATGATAAACCATTGAATTAGCTATATATTTAATGTTAAATCCTAAATTTTTAGCGCGCCAACATAAATCAATTTCTTCCATATGTGCAAAAAAGGATTCATCGAAACCTTCTAAAGATTTAAAAACATCATTTCTAATAAACAGGCAGGCACCCGAAGCCCAGAAAATAGATGTATCGTCATTATATTGCCCGTGGTCTTTTTCAATGGTATTAAAAATTCTACCACGACAAAAAGGATAGCCATATTTATCAATAAATCCGCCAGCTGCTCCGGCATATTCAAAATGATCTCTTTTATTGAAATCTAAAATTTTTGGTTGAATGATGGCTGTTTCTGGTTCTGTTTCAAACGCATCAATAATTGGTTTTAACCAATGTTCTGTAACTTCTACGTCGCTATTTAATAAACAAATAATATCTTCTTTTACAAACTTTAAAGCATCATTGTAACCTTTAGCATAGCCACCATTTTCGTTGTTTTGTATGATGTTTATTTTGGGATACCTAGAATTTAAAAAACTAATGGAATCATCAGTAGAGGCATTATCGGCTACATAAATTTCTGCTTCCTTTGAATATTTTATTACCGAAGGAAGAAAAGTTTCTAAAAGCGTTTTACCATTCCAGTTTAATATTACAATGGCTATATTCATGAGTTATAGTTTGGTATTTCTCGTAAAAAATCGTAGCATTCTTTTTCGAAATTCATTTTACAATAATAATGATTTAAACCATTTGTAACCATTAAATAATCGGCCATTAAAACGCGATTGTATTGAGCTATTTGGTCGAAAGTAGATTGATTTATAATTACCGATGGTGCTTTACATTCTACAATTAAATGAATACTTCCATTGGGATTAAACACAACAATATCATAACGCTTTTTTAAATCGTTAACAATGAGTTCTTTTTCAATGTTTATTAACGATTTTGGATATCCTTTTTCATTTATTAAAAACAATACACAGTGCTGCCTTACCCATTCTTCGGGTTGTAAAATCACAAATTTTTTGCGAATACAATCAAAAATAGATACTTTATTTTCGCTATTTTTGAATCGGAACGGGTATGTGGGAAAGTTTAATTTTTGCACATCACAAATTTGATGATTTTTTTTTAATGGACGAAGTAAAACAATTAGTAACCGATATTAAAAACCGAAAGTTGAAACCTATTTATTTTTTAATGGGTGAAGAAGCTTATTATACTGATAAAATTTCTGAATTTATAGAATCTAATGTTTTAGCTGAAGAAGAACGCGGATTCAACCAAATGGTTTTATATGGCAGAGATGTTACTATTGATGATATTGTTAGTAACGCGAAGCGTTACCCCATGATGGCCGAATATCAGGTAATTATAGTTAAAGAAGCGCAAGATTTATCGCGTACCATTGAAAACCTAATTCATTATGTAAAAAACCCACAATCTACAACCATTCTGGTATTTAATTACAAATACAAAACA contains the following coding sequences:
- a CDS encoding OmpA/MotB family protein, translated to MKKILLLSAAAMLVLSSCVSKKQFTDLEAKYKDTQDLLNSATVKLNACLEDRAAATARATALQDQVADLRKSNDNLQILSAKGASNVEKTLESIKEKDLKITRLQDALTKKDSVTLALVTSLKREVGINDPDIEVNVEKGVVFISIADKLLFQSGSYNVTTRAREVLAKVAKVVNSKPDFECMVEGHTDNVPYRKEPLLDNWDLSVKRSTSIIRVLEDLNVNPAQLIAAGRSSYVPLVDNNTAENRAKNRRTRIVVLPKIDQFYDMIEKEMKNLEAGK
- a CDS encoding ATP-dependent DNA helicase encodes the protein MTPQEFYSLIKQQFPFQPTLKQNVVLQQLSEFIISNSPNAIYLLKGYAGTGKTTIIGTIVSNLWKVKMSSVLMAPTGRAAKVISNYSGKEAFTIHKKIYFPKKEKSGGVKFVLQPNKHKNTIFIVDEASMISDAVGDSKLFENGSLLDDLMQYVYSGHKCKLLLIGDTAQLPPVKLDLSPALNENTLALNYNKEVTVMELDEVMRQAENSGILINATTLRESLSNNIYDYFKFDLHGFKDIVRLVDGYEIMDAINDAYSSLGNEETAIIVRSNKRANLYNQNIRNRILFNESELSSGDYLMVVKNNYFWVKPTSEAGFIANGDIIEVLEIFSIKELYGFKFAEVKIRMVDYPKMQPFETVLLLDTIEAETPSLSYEDSNRLYQEVMKDFENESSNYKKFLKVKNSNFFNALQVKFSYAITCHKSQGGQWSTVFVEQPYLPNGIDKDYLRWLYTAVTRAKEKLYLIGFKNDSFEE
- a CDS encoding iron-containing alcohol dehydrogenase family protein; the encoded protein is MSYKNFPMVPRVVFGRGSFNQLNEILAPKRLNINAPFIYLIDDVFKGNEWLTSRISLSYDDRIIFISADEEPKTSQVDALVEDIILTTKERPSGIIGIGGGTLLDLAKAVSIMLTNEGETKDYQGWDLVKNPAIYHVGIPTISGTGAEVSRTTVLTGPEKKLGINSDYTPFDQVILDSELTKDVSKDQWFYTGMDCYIHCIESLSGTYLNAFSQSYGEKAFDLCKEIFLDDSLSEIESQEKLMMASWHGGMSIAYSQVGVAHAMSYGLAYLLGTKHGIGNCIVFDHLEEFYPEGVKLFKEMKAKHNIELPKGICADLSDEEFDIMINISLGLKPLWENVLGKKWEKTITPAKLKSLYKKM
- the rsmD gene encoding 16S rRNA (guanine(966)-N(2))-methyltransferase RsmD; translation: MRIISGIHKGRKILAPKNLPVRPTTDMAKESLFNILGNSFYFDAISVLDLFSGTGNISYEFASRGTSNITCVDQDFGCIKFIKQTASALNLPLQTIKSDVFKFLEKTTLQCDIIFADPPYNFTEEDFSKIPELVFKNNLLLEEGLLIVEHSKHTNLSNLENYSHSKSYGGNMFSFFEN
- the dnaX gene encoding DNA polymerase III subunit gamma/tau, giving the protein MEHFVVSARKYRPQTFKDVVGQQAITNTLLNAIENNHLAQALLFTGPRGVGKTTCARILAKMINNGGTEAGEEDFAFNIFELDAASNNSVDDIRSLTDQVRIPPQIGKYKVYIIDEVHMLSQAAFNAFLKTLEEPPKHCIFILATTEKHKIIPTILSRCQIFDFKRITVKDAKEYLKYIAEEQNITADDDALHIIAQKADGAMRDALSIFDRVVSFSGKNLTRQAVTENLNVLDYETYFTSTDLILENNIPELLLQFNNTLSKGFDGHHYIAGLASHFRDLLVSKTPSTIELLEVGEETKKKYLEQSQKASQAFLLQGINLANDCDLKYKSSKNQRLLIELCLMQLASITFDGEKKNSRHYIIPATYFKKKGLTPVTVKKPDVLETKSAAASPEVKTVNTAQTNTKAEEVKENEVPKIVLNSESKRTSGLSLRSIKAKKEHLIKQMDVIVDEENLPKDAFTEEAFIETWNNYITILQEKGQFNLASILNIDTPKIKDTTAFVEYPTETNKLEVERNQFELLSYIRKTLNNYDISLTVTVNETLEKQYAYSTAEKFEKLKEKNPNIDLLRKAFDLDI
- the kdsB gene encoding 3-deoxy-manno-octulosonate cytidylyltransferase yields the protein MKIISMIPARYSASRFPGKLMQDLGGKPVILRTYEATVATNLFDDVFVVTDSDIIYNEIVNNGGKAIMSKKEHECGSDRIAEAVEFMDVDIVINVQGDEPFTDTESLTKLIDVFKDDHDKTIDLASLMVHITDEEEIKNPNTVKVIVDQSSFALYFSRSPIPYPRDKNVGVRYFKHKGVYAFRKEAILDFYRLPMLTLEASEKIECIRYLEYGKRIKMVETHVEGVEIDTPEDLERAKKQWK
- a CDS encoding glycosyltransferase family 2 protein; this encodes MNIAIVILNWNGKTLLETFLPSVIKYSKEAEIYVADNASTDDSISFLNSRYPKINIIQNNENGGYAKGYNDALKFVKEDIICLLNSDVEVTEHWLKPIIDAFETEPETAIIQPKILDFNKRDHFEYAGAAGGFIDKYGYPFCRGRIFNTIEKDHGQYNDDTSIFWASGACLFIRNDVFKSLEGFDESFFAHMEEIDLCWRAKNLGFNIKYIANSMVYHVGGATLNNTNPKKTYLNFRNSLYTLTKNASGNLFSIILIRLVLDGITGMKFIFELKPKHFFAILYAHFSYYKSLKTLLIQREKNIHEIKYFNRTSIVMDYFVNKKDTYSRL
- a CDS encoding DUF4126 domain-containing protein, which gives rise to MNFETIISICLGIGLSASVGFRVFLPLFALSLASYFNVWELNASWQWVGSTTAVIVLGVATIVEIFAYFIPYVDNLLDSMAVPLAALAGTAVMLSTVSELSPVITWALAIIAGGGTAAAISGTTSTTRLASTTTTGGITNPIVSTIETGTATLMSVISIFLPLLAIALVIIMVFVIFKLYKKFRTRKVKNI
- a CDS encoding DUF3822 family protein; protein product: MDLTTNTTNNKSNKELSIQISLSGLSFCILDREQNTILQTKSFDFDRKFNTIEILDYLKHILATENDLKTGYNNVTVVHDNDISTLVPKPLFNEDCLADYLKFNSKILKSDFIAFDQIQINDSVNVYVPYVNINNLIFDTFGTFTYKHVSTILIEEILQLEKNSEHPKVYVNVNRKHFEIICVDKGKLKLYNTFEYHTKEDFIYYILFTTEQLGLNPESFQLVLLGNIIEDSSLYKIAYKYIRNVSFGNRNETYHFAQTQGFHHTNFTLIKSF